A section of the Terriglobales bacterium genome encodes:
- a CDS encoding TolC family protein, whose protein sequence is MPGLSDLGGENPFAGSVSGEKAVPGTVSITLLDAIDRGLKYNLGLVSSIRAQESVRAARLRALSALMPSLSARAVESIQQVNLAAYGFAPPTGSPIVGPFAVTDIRASANVPIIDIESMHRLRSADQNSEAAQFNYRNARELVVVAVGLAYVQALAAEARVDAVQAQLQTAQTLYQSAVDQKNAGVVPVIDVLRAQVEMQAQQQRLVAARNSFNKLKLQLARVIGLPVGQEYTLAQKIPYKPAPPLTLEESISRALRDRPDFASAQARVRAAEYTQNAARSERLPRLGVSGDYGVIGPNLGNSHGTFSAAAAITVPIYQGGRIQSDIQQADATLKLRQAEADDLRGRIEYEVRAAFLDVASAAELVRVGQSTLELANQTLAQAQDRFRAGVTNNIEVVQAQESVANSNEAFISSTLQFNLAKLALARSLGTAERATKEFLGGTP, encoded by the coding sequence TTGCCCGGTCTGTCTGACCTGGGCGGCGAGAACCCGTTTGCAGGCAGTGTGAGTGGTGAGAAGGCCGTGCCCGGCACTGTCTCGATCACCCTCCTCGATGCCATCGACCGCGGATTGAAGTACAACTTGGGACTAGTCTCCTCTATTCGGGCACAGGAATCGGTCCGGGCGGCCCGGTTGCGTGCACTGTCGGCACTTATGCCTTCGCTGTCAGCACGAGCCGTTGAGAGCATCCAGCAGGTCAACCTTGCAGCGTATGGATTTGCCCCTCCAACCGGTTCACCGATCGTTGGCCCGTTTGCTGTTACCGACATACGCGCATCGGCCAACGTGCCGATCATCGACATCGAGTCCATGCACCGGCTTCGTTCTGCCGATCAGAACAGCGAAGCAGCGCAGTTCAATTACCGGAACGCCCGTGAATTGGTGGTAGTAGCGGTTGGTTTGGCTTACGTTCAGGCACTCGCGGCAGAGGCTCGCGTCGACGCCGTTCAGGCACAGTTGCAGACGGCCCAGACTCTCTATCAATCCGCCGTTGACCAGAAGAATGCTGGCGTCGTTCCCGTGATCGATGTCTTGCGCGCTCAGGTGGAAATGCAGGCCCAGCAGCAGCGCCTTGTCGCCGCTCGGAACAGCTTCAACAAACTAAAGCTCCAATTAGCCCGGGTAATTGGGCTGCCGGTTGGGCAGGAATATACGCTGGCACAAAAAATCCCATATAAACCTGCACCTCCACTCACGCTGGAGGAATCAATCTCTCGTGCGCTGCGTGATCGCCCTGACTTCGCCTCGGCCCAGGCGAGGGTACGGGCAGCCGAGTACACTCAGAATGCCGCCAGGAGCGAGCGGCTGCCGCGCTTAGGCGTGAGTGGCGACTACGGTGTAATCGGGCCAAATCTCGGAAACTCGCATGGAACTTTCTCGGCTGCGGCGGCTATCACCGTTCCCATATACCAGGGTGGCCGGATTCAGAGCGACATTCAGCAGGCCGATGCAACCCTGAAGCTGCGTCAGGCTGAAGCCGACGATCTGCGGGGACGGATCGAATACGAGGTCAGGGCAGCTTTTCTTGATGTAGCTTCCGCAGCCGAGTTGGTGCGGGTTGGCCAAAGTACGCTGGAACTAGCGAACCAGACACTCGCACAAGCCCAGGATAGGTTTCGCGCGGGCGTTACAAATAACATCGAAGTTGTACAGGCGCAGGAATCTGTCGCCAATAGTAATGAAGCATTTATAAGCAGCACGCTCCAGTTCAACCTTGCCAAGCTAGCATTGGCGAGGTCGTTGGGAACCGCAGAGCGAGCAACGAAAGAATTTTTGGGAGGTACCCCATAG
- a CDS encoding ATP-binding protein, whose product MTNLKRQLQEEVVDVFRDPEKYRKYGITIPNGILLFGPPGCGKTYIARQLAAELGYAFIEVAPSDIRSTYVHGTTLKIRETFEEAVAKAPSILFIDEFEALVPTRSAIGDNTQYKNEEVNEFLARLGACSERRILLIAATNQPWGIDPAVQRTGRFDKKMYIAPPDLTARSEMLAHYLGERYTAADLNTETIASQLNGYSSSDLKLLVDEAAKLAFKSSEPIGENHFVTAAAIVPPSISAGDEARYQSSDRPPGRLGFDV is encoded by the coding sequence ATGACCAATCTGAAGCGGCAATTGCAGGAAGAAGTTGTCGATGTATTCCGTGACCCTGAGAAGTATCGAAAGTACGGAATAACCATCCCAAACGGAATTCTCTTGTTCGGCCCTCCCGGTTGCGGCAAAACGTACATCGCTCGGCAACTGGCAGCGGAGCTAGGCTATGCCTTCATTGAGGTCGCGCCCTCCGACATCAGGAGTACGTACGTCCACGGCACGACCTTGAAGATTCGGGAGACCTTCGAGGAAGCTGTCGCTAAAGCGCCCTCCATCCTCTTCATTGATGAATTTGAAGCTCTGGTGCCAACACGATCAGCTATCGGCGACAACACCCAGTACAAGAATGAGGAGGTCAACGAATTCCTCGCTCGTCTGGGTGCATGCTCCGAACGTCGGATTCTGCTCATTGCTGCAACAAATCAGCCATGGGGGATCGACCCCGCCGTGCAGCGTACGGGCCGCTTCGACAAGAAAATGTACATTGCCCCGCCTGACCTGACTGCCCGTAGCGAGATGTTGGCGCATTATCTCGGCGAGAGATATACGGCGGCTGATCTTAATACCGAAACCATAGCAAGCCAACTGAACGGGTACTCGTCGAGTGATCTGAAACTGCTGGTCGATGAGGCGGCTAAACTCGCCTTCAAATCGAGCGAACCAATTGGTGAAAACCACTTCGTAACTGCGGCAGCGATTGTCCCTCCATCGATTTCAGCGGGGGATGAGGCTCGGTATCAATCATCCGACAGACCGCCCGGGAGATTAGGGTTCGATGTTTGA
- a CDS encoding site-specific integrase yields MSRRRGQKGHIEESGKWYVVRFWMDVPGQEERKLVRERVCPTSGPGVLSKSERERRGREIIAASGADTVEHFNKVVKQQPATVITFKERAQGWLEHLRNRKRKPVAPGTIEDWERTLRNWINPNIGDCPVGDVNNGVLKKLVAIMSKKGLSPKSIENYIQVPKMVVASVIDGDGNEVYPRKWNHDFIDLPVVDASEQNRPSFSSEIMTGLAKYRWPREQMLFVLAGAAGLRIGEALGIEIDKHLSPDCATITVEQKARRGRVERRVKTANAKRQVDLNPQVAKLLKGFIGTRTSGFLFQTRNGTPLSLTNVLRRHLHTALKALGYVNAHTGDHKAGTHAFRRFRNTYLKNETSCPKGLRDYWLGHAGNSMDDLYDMVKDNAAFRKQKAAEYGVGFELPASIVPNVPKKQSKSKSAKAA; encoded by the coding sequence ATGTCCCGCCGCAGAGGGCAAAAAGGTCACATCGAGGAAAGCGGTAAGTGGTATGTCGTCAGGTTTTGGATGGATGTTCCAGGGCAAGAAGAACGGAAACTCGTGCGCGAGCGCGTGTGCCCGACTTCTGGTCCAGGTGTTCTCTCCAAGTCTGAGCGCGAACGTCGTGGCCGTGAAATCATCGCAGCGAGCGGTGCCGACACGGTCGAACATTTCAACAAGGTAGTCAAGCAACAGCCCGCGACTGTAATCACCTTCAAAGAACGGGCGCAAGGCTGGCTCGAACACCTTCGCAACCGGAAACGCAAACCGGTAGCCCCCGGGACGATTGAAGACTGGGAGCGCACCTTGAGGAACTGGATCAATCCAAACATCGGAGACTGCCCGGTGGGCGATGTGAACAACGGCGTGCTGAAGAAGCTCGTCGCGATCATGTCGAAGAAGGGACTGTCGCCGAAGAGCATCGAGAATTACATCCAGGTACCCAAGATGGTGGTAGCTTCCGTCATCGATGGGGATGGGAATGAGGTCTATCCGCGCAAGTGGAACCATGATTTCATCGATTTGCCCGTTGTCGATGCTTCGGAACAGAACCGGCCGTCGTTCTCTTCTGAGATTATGACCGGACTAGCCAAGTATCGCTGGCCGCGAGAACAAATGCTTTTTGTCCTCGCCGGCGCGGCAGGTCTTCGTATTGGTGAGGCTCTTGGCATAGAGATCGACAAGCACCTCTCACCTGACTGCGCTACGATTACCGTCGAGCAGAAGGCGCGGCGTGGTCGCGTAGAACGTCGAGTCAAGACGGCGAATGCCAAGCGGCAGGTTGACCTCAATCCTCAAGTCGCGAAGCTGCTGAAGGGCTTCATCGGAACGCGCACGAGCGGGTTTCTTTTCCAAACCAGGAACGGCACACCGTTATCGTTGACCAACGTCCTTCGTCGCCATCTGCATACGGCGCTGAAAGCGTTGGGCTACGTGAACGCGCACACCGGTGACCACAAGGCGGGGACGCATGCTTTCCGGCGCTTCCGTAATACGTACTTGAAAAACGAGACCTCGTGTCCGAAAGGTCTTCGCGACTATTGGTTGGGACACGCGGGAAATTCGATGGACGATCTGTACGACATGGTGAAAGACAACGCGGCGTTTCGGAAGCAGAAGGCGGCTGAATACGGGGTTGGTTTCGAACTTCCGGCTTCAATTGTACCGAATGTACCGAAAAAGCAGTCGAAATCGAAGTCAGCGAAAGCTGCGTAA
- a CDS encoding recombinase family protein → MQPNFLNQSSQTTPVRVAIYARYSSDLQRPTSIEDQIRNCRAIAGRNGWIVVEEYIRSDAEITGQSLDGRDGLNELIELAKTTPKPFDGILIDDTSRFGRYLPDVVRLADILEGYGVFLHFGTQGLDSRSPGFRQVFIISAMMDEQSVASMRDKVHRGQHGRVLNGCVPGGKCYGYQNIPIEDPTRKGEWGRPAVIGVNQRPIPAEAAIVRRIFEMYAAGSSYADVAKALNKEGVLSPQPPRKGRVRAWCPSAIREMLLNEKYRGVQVWNRTKTVRNRDKNGRIEQRPRDESEWVRVEVPELRIVSDELWQAAREQNRIVREKHDPKRLGGMNRTEASRRYIFSGLLECGVCGRNMTTVSGKAPNARYGCPNHRFRGVCSNDVTIPQRRLEEQLLTALSRNLLDHTEQESLVRAVTDQVRANLEAQASRARHATERQADLKQERAKLAKKATNLAAAIADYSMSATLKMELQAVEARLNDVDKMLAPAPAAAVPSFSDDEVREFVKQTCQNLVDVLSGDPVTARRELQKRITKLVLTPRRLVGRRTLAVTGDVSLFSRPDVMVTNSTGGIDQHYNHATMITAVERIGNLIPPMQLSRMELQPQMLIVRFPPKAIKGLLLLPVLSPSECLGLIPERL, encoded by the coding sequence ATGCAACCTAACTTTCTTAACCAGTCTTCCCAAACGACCCCCGTGAGGGTCGCCATCTACGCCAGATATTCGTCTGATCTGCAACGTCCTACGTCAATCGAAGACCAGATTCGCAACTGCAGAGCCATTGCTGGACGCAACGGCTGGATCGTTGTTGAAGAATACATTCGGTCGGACGCTGAGATCACGGGTCAGTCGCTCGACGGCAGAGACGGCCTGAACGAGTTGATTGAACTTGCTAAGACCACGCCAAAGCCATTCGACGGGATTCTGATCGACGACACGTCACGCTTCGGTCGCTACCTACCGGACGTGGTGAGACTCGCCGACATTCTCGAAGGTTACGGCGTATTCCTTCACTTCGGCACGCAGGGGCTCGATTCCCGCAGCCCGGGATTTCGTCAGGTCTTTATCATCTCTGCCATGATGGACGAGCAGTCTGTGGCGTCAATGAGGGACAAGGTGCATCGAGGGCAGCATGGTCGGGTGCTGAACGGCTGCGTCCCGGGCGGAAAGTGCTACGGGTACCAGAACATTCCGATTGAAGATCCGACACGTAAAGGCGAGTGGGGGCGACCAGCCGTCATCGGCGTCAATCAACGCCCAATCCCCGCAGAGGCGGCAATCGTTCGACGGATTTTCGAGATGTATGCGGCGGGTTCAAGTTACGCTGATGTCGCCAAGGCGCTCAATAAGGAAGGTGTTCTGTCGCCGCAACCGCCTCGCAAGGGACGTGTGCGTGCATGGTGCCCATCGGCGATCCGTGAAATGTTACTCAACGAGAAGTATCGGGGCGTCCAAGTATGGAATCGAACCAAGACCGTCCGAAATCGTGACAAGAACGGGCGTATCGAGCAACGCCCTCGTGACGAATCTGAATGGGTGCGGGTGGAAGTGCCTGAGCTTCGCATCGTCTCAGACGAGCTGTGGCAGGCTGCCCGGGAACAGAACAGAATCGTCCGTGAGAAGCATGATCCGAAGCGGCTTGGCGGCATGAACCGAACCGAAGCGAGCCGCCGCTATATCTTCAGCGGCTTGCTTGAGTGCGGCGTGTGCGGAAGGAATATGACGACCGTTTCGGGCAAAGCACCTAACGCACGCTACGGCTGTCCGAATCATCGCTTCCGTGGCGTCTGCTCGAACGACGTCACGATCCCGCAGCGACGGCTGGAAGAACAACTGCTGACGGCGCTCAGCCGAAACCTGCTCGACCACACAGAGCAGGAATCGCTGGTGCGTGCCGTTACTGACCAGGTGCGAGCGAATCTCGAAGCTCAGGCTAGTCGTGCTCGCCACGCAACAGAGCGTCAGGCGGACTTGAAACAGGAACGGGCGAAGCTGGCGAAGAAGGCGACGAACTTGGCGGCGGCGATCGCAGACTATTCGATGTCGGCAACCCTGAAGATGGAACTGCAGGCGGTCGAGGCTCGACTGAACGACGTAGACAAAATGTTGGCGCCTGCGCCTGCTGCGGCTGTGCCGTCATTCAGCGACGACGAAGTCCGTGAATTCGTGAAGCAGACCTGCCAGAACCTCGTCGATGTACTTTCGGGAGATCCCGTCACGGCGAGGCGGGAACTTCAGAAGCGAATCACCAAGCTCGTCCTGACGCCCCGCAGGCTCGTCGGTCGCCGGACGCTGGCAGTCACAGGCGACGTTTCGCTCTTCAGCCGACCCGATGTAATGGTCACCAATTCCACGGGGGGAATTGATCAGCATTACAACCACGCAACGATGATCACGGCGGTCGAACGCATTGGCAACCTGATTCCGCCCATGCAACTGTCACGGATGGAGTTACAGCCGCAGATGCTCATCGTGCGATTCCCGCCGAAGGCTATCAAGGGACTACTGCTGTTGCCAGTACTAAGTCCATCTGAGTGTTTGGGGCTCATACCCGAACGGCTCTGA
- a CDS encoding HlyD family secretion protein yields MADSRDESKNAILTEDMDSAREPFPEEVEDRSKGAKAKAYFRDHPRARWVLIIGVIVAVAVGVFLWQYYTVRESTDDAQMDAHIYPVSARVGGTVIEVRFQENDQVQQGQVLVQLDPRDYEVALQRAQAELSDAQANARAASTGVPITSTTSTSGVATARANLNAAQKAVDAAKARAREAEAMHNRAAQDLKRFQQLVEKEEISRQQYDAAVAAEQAARATLDAAGSQVASAESQVAQAQAALQSSLTAPQQIQVQQAKAGAASATVQTREAALAQAQLNLSYTTIKAPVNGIVSRRNVQVGQVVQPGQPVTSVVDLDDVWVTANFKETQLKDMRVGQSAKIHVDAYESDLNGRVESIGGATGARFSLLPPENATGNFVKVVQRVPVKIVLDKGQDTQHRLRPGMSVVVTVLTK; encoded by the coding sequence GTGGCTGACTCGAGAGATGAGTCGAAAAACGCAATTTTGACCGAAGATATGGACTCGGCACGTGAGCCGTTTCCTGAGGAAGTAGAGGACCGTAGTAAAGGGGCGAAGGCCAAGGCCTATTTCCGGGATCACCCACGGGCGAGATGGGTCCTTATTATTGGTGTCATCGTAGCCGTCGCGGTCGGCGTGTTCCTTTGGCAGTATTACACGGTTCGCGAATCCACCGACGACGCGCAGATGGATGCACATATTTACCCGGTCAGCGCTCGCGTTGGAGGTACCGTCATTGAAGTGCGGTTCCAGGAAAATGACCAGGTGCAGCAGGGGCAGGTTCTAGTCCAGCTCGATCCTCGCGACTACGAAGTTGCGCTTCAGCGCGCCCAGGCTGAACTCAGCGACGCGCAGGCGAATGCTCGCGCTGCGAGTACGGGCGTGCCGATCACGAGCACCACCAGCACCAGCGGTGTTGCTACCGCGAGGGCAAACCTGAACGCCGCCCAGAAGGCAGTAGACGCCGCCAAGGCTCGCGCACGCGAAGCGGAAGCCATGCACAATCGAGCGGCGCAGGATCTGAAGCGCTTCCAGCAACTGGTCGAAAAAGAAGAGATCTCGCGTCAACAGTACGATGCTGCTGTCGCTGCCGAGCAAGCTGCTCGCGCCACCCTGGATGCTGCTGGCTCGCAAGTCGCCAGCGCCGAAAGCCAGGTCGCGCAGGCGCAGGCTGCGTTGCAATCCTCGTTGACGGCACCGCAGCAGATACAGGTGCAGCAGGCGAAAGCCGGAGCTGCCAGTGCGACGGTGCAAACTCGCGAAGCGGCATTGGCCCAGGCACAACTGAATCTCAGCTACACCACCATCAAGGCTCCGGTGAACGGTATTGTGAGCCGGCGCAACGTCCAGGTCGGACAGGTAGTCCAGCCAGGGCAGCCGGTAACGTCCGTCGTCGACCTCGACGATGTTTGGGTCACGGCGAACTTCAAGGAAACTCAACTTAAGGACATGCGAGTAGGTCAGTCCGCCAAGATCCACGTCGACGCTTACGAGAGCGATCTCAACGGACGAGTCGAATCCATTGGCGGAGCGACGGGAGCTCGCTTTAGCCTGCTTCCTCCCGAGAATGCCACCGGCAACTTCGTCAAGGTCGTTCAACGGGTCCCGGTCAAAATCGTTCTCGATAAGGGGCAGGACACTCAACATCGGCTGCGGCCTGGGATGTCTGTAGTCGTTACGGTGCTCACGAAGTAA